DNA sequence from the Thauera sedimentorum genome:
TCGATTGCGCCGATGAAGGCGTCGAGCTTGGCCTGGTTGCCGGTCAGTTCGACGACGTAGGAGGCTTCGGTGACGTCGATGATGCGTGCGCGGAAGATGTCCGCGGTGCGCTTGACTTCCTCGCGGTCCTTGCCGGTGGCGCGCAGCTTGATCAGCATGAGCTCGCGCTCGATGTGTGCCGCCTCGGAGATGTCCACCACCTTGACCACCTCGACCAGCTTGTTCAGCTGCTTGGTGATCTGCTCGATGATGTCGTCCGAACCGGTGGTGACGATGGTCATCCGCGACATCGAGGCGTCTTCGGTGGGTGCAACGGTGAGCGATTCGATGTTGTAGCCGCGCGCGGAGAACAGCCCGGACACGCGCGACAGCGCGCCGGCCTCGTTTTCGATCAGCAGGGAAATGACGTGACGCATGGTGTTGTTCTTTCCTGGATGTCTGGGGCTGCGGTTACAGGTCTTCGGCGGAGAGGATCATCTCGGTCAGGCCCTTGCCGCCCTGGACCATCGGATAGACGTTCTCGGTCTGGTCCACCTGGAAGTCGAGAAAGACCAGTTCGTCCTTGTGCCGGGTGAAGGCCTCGCGCAGCGCCGGCTCGACGTCGGCCGGGCGGTCGACGCGGATGCCCACGTGACCGTAGGCTTCGGCCAGCTTGGCGAAGTCCGGCAGCGAATCCATGTAGGACTCGGAGTAGCGCCCGCCGTGGAACAGCTCCTGCCACTGGCGCACCATGCCCAGGTAGCGGTTGTTGAGGTTGCAGATCTTGATCGGCAGGCGGAACTGCTTGCAGGTGGACAGTTCCTGGATGTTCATCTGGATGGAGGCCTCGCCGGTGATGCAGGCCACCTGCATGTCCGGATTGGCGAGCTTGGCACCCATGGCGTAGGGCATGCCCACGCCCATCGTGCCCAGGCCGCCGGAGTTGAGCCAGCGGCGCGGCTTGTCGAAGCGGTAGTACTGCGCGGCCCACATCTGGTGCTGGCCCACGTCAGAGGTCACGATGGCGTCGCCGCCGGTGACTTCCCACAGCTTCTGCACCACGAACTGCGGCTTGATGATCTCGTCCGAGTTCTTGTAGACCATGCAGTTGCGGCTGCGCCACTCCTCGACCTGCTTCCACCACGCCGCAAGGTTGTCCGGGTTGGGACGCGCTTCGCCGGATTCGATCTGGCGGATCATCTCGTCGAGCACTTCGCGCACGTCGCCGACGATGGGCACGTCAACCTTGACGCGCTTGGAAATCGACGAGGGGTCGATGTCCACATGGATGATCTTGCGCGGCTCCTCTGCGAAGTGCGCCGGGTTGCCGATCACGCGGTCGTCGAAGCGCGCGCCCACGGCCAGCAGCACGTCGCTGTAGTGCATGGCCATGTTGGCTTCGAAAGTGCCGTGCATGCCGGGCATGCCCAGGTACTGGCGGTCGCTGGCCGGGTAGCCGCCCAGGCCCATCAGCGTGTTGGTGATCGGGAAGCCCAGCAGGCGGGTGAGCTTGGTGAGTTGCTCGGCCGCGTCGGAGAGGATGACGCCGCCGCCGGTGTAGATCATGGGCCGCTTGGCTTCGAGCAAGAGTTGCACCGCCTTGCGGATCTGCCCCTGGTGGCCGCGGACCACCGGGTTGTACGAGCGCATCGCGATTTCCTGCGGATACTCGAACTCGCACTTGTGCATGCTGACATCCTTGGGGATGTCCACCAGCACCGGGCCGGGACGGCCGGTCTTGGCCAGATAGAAGGCCTTCTTGATGGTCGGCGCGATGTCGCGCACGTCCTTGACCAGGAAGTTGTGCTTCACGCAGGGGCGGGTGATGCCCACGGTGTCCACTTCCTGGAAGGCGTCCTGGCCGATCGCCGCGGTGGGCACCTGGCCGGAGATGATGACCATGGGGATGGAGTCGCAAAACGCGGTGGCGATGCCAGTGACCGCGTTGGTGGCGCCCGGGCCGGAGGTCACCAGCGCGACGCCGACGTTCTGGGTGCTGCGCGCGTAGCCGTCGGCCGCGTGCACCGCCGCCTGTTCGTGGCGCACCAGCACGTGGCGAACCTGCTCCTGCTGGAAGAGGGCGTCGTAAATGAAGAGGACCGCGCCGCCGGGATAGCCGAACACGTGTTCAACCTTTTCTTCCTGCAGACACCTGATTACAATTTCCGCGCCCGTCAGCACCATCGCAAGCTCGCTCAGTATTACGTTCGAAACAGGCGACGTTACCGTGCGACCGGGTTTTGGTCAAGAACGTCGCGGCATTGCAGCATGACGTCCGGCTGAGCCTTGCGGCCGGGTATCTCAGCTTGCCAGTCGGGCGCCCGCAGGCACGCCGTGTTTCGGGCAAGCGCCAGCCCCGATCCCCTTCCGAACACACCCGATTTTTCCCCTCAGACGCGCGCCGCGTGCGTCGCAGAAGGACTTGTCCGATGACCGCCCCCGATGCCCGTTCCGCTTCCACCGCCGACGCCTCTTCGGCCCGCCTGGTGGTCGAGTCGGCCGGACTGCGCCGCCGCCTGGCGAGCATGCTGTACGAATCCCTGCTGCTGCTCGGCGTGCTCGCGCTTGTGTTCCTGGTGCCCTGGCTGATCCTTGGCGTGGTCTTCGGCATCGCCCCGCCGGGTTGGCTGGCCTGGATCCATGTCGTTACCGCGCTGGGTGCGTACTTCGTCTGGTACTGGCGGCGCGGCGGGCAGACGCTGGCGATGCAGACCTGGCGGCTGCGCATCGTCGACGCGGCCAGCGGCCGCCTGCCGGACGACCGTCAGTGCCTGCTGCGCTACGCGCTGGCCTGGCCCTCGGTGCTGTTCTTCGGCGCCGGCCTGCTGTGGGCGCTGATCGACCGCGACCGCCAGTTCCTGCACGACCGCCTGGCCGGCACCTGCATCGTGTTGCTGCCCGGCAACATGGGCGCCCCCAAGTAGCAGACGGCACCCGTGCGTCGCGGGGAACGGTAAGGCCGCCGTGGTGTCATTGAGGGGGTCTTCACCGATGACGAATCCATGATCTCTGCAAGAACAGGCGATACGCCCGCGGTCCACACCAAGACGGAAACTCCTGCTCACGCGGCAGCGGCGGAGAGCGTGCTGCGCGCCCAGGACGTGCTCCGGCACCTCGGCCTCGATACCTCCGAAGCCGCCCAGCGCCTGCAGCAGTACGGCTCCAACACCCTGCCGCCACCCGCGCGGCGCGGTCCGCTGCTGCGCTTCATGCTGCAGTTCCACAACGTGCTGATCTACGTGCTGCTTGCCGCCGGCGTGGTCACTGCGCTGCTCGGCCACCTGATCGACAGCGGGGTGATCTTCGGCGTGGTGCTGATCAACGCGGTGATCGGCTTCATCCAGGAGGGCAAGGCCGAGCGCGCGCTGGACGCGATCCGCAACATGCTCTCGCTGCGCGCCCAGGTATTGCGCGACGGCCGGCGCCAGGAGATCGCCGCGGACGGACTGGTGCCGGGCGACATCGTCTTCCTGGCCTCGGGCGACAAGGTGCCGGCCGATCTGCGGCTGGTCGAGGTGCGCGGGCTGCGCGTGGAAGAGGCCGCACTCACCGGTGAATCGGTGGCGGTGGAGAAGGGCGTCGATCCGGTCGCCGCGAGCGCGGTACTCGGCGACCGGCGCTGCATGGCCTACTCGGGCACGCTGGTGGCCCACGGCCAGGGCGCGGGCGTGGTGGTGGCCACCGGTGCGCAGACCGAGATCGGCCGCATCAGTGCGATGCTCGGCGAGGTGGAGACGATCACCACCCCCTTGCTGCGCCAGATGGCGGCCTTCGGGCGGCTGCTCACCTGGGTGATCCTGGCGGTCGCCGGCCTCACCTTCGCGTTCGGCACGCTGGTGCGCGGCTACACGGCGGGTGAAATGTTCCTTGCCGCGGTCGGCCTGGCAGTGGCGGTGATCCCCGAGGGGCTGCCGGCGATCATGACCATCACGCTGGCGATCGGCGTGCAGGGCATGGCGCGGCGCAACGCCATCATCCGCCGCCTGCCGGCCGTGGAGACGCTGGGTTCGGTCACGGTGATCTGCTCGGACAAGACCGGCACGCTCACCCGCAACGAGATGACCGCCCAGCGAGTCATCACCGCCGCCCATGTGTTCGAGGTGGATGGCGGCGGCTATGCGCCGCATGGCGGTTTTGCGATCGACGGCGGTGAGGTGGCGGTGGCGGCGCATCCGCTGCTGCTGGAAATCGCCCGCTGCGCGGTGTTGTGCAACGATGCCGCGCTCCACCGCGATGGCGATGACTGGCGGGTGGCCGGCGACCCCACCGAGGGCGCGCTGCTCACCCTGGCGCGCAAGGCCGGGCTGGAAGAAGGCTTCGAGCGCGAGGCGGCGCCGCGCACCGACGTGATTCCCTTCGAATCCGAGCATCGCTTCATGGCCACGCTCAATCACGACCACCACGGGCGCGGGCTGCTGTGCCTGAAGGGCGCCCCCGAGCGCGTGCTCGGCCTGTGCGCGACGCAGCGCGGCCCGCATGGCGATGAGCCGATCGACCACGCGCACTGGGATGCCGCCATGCATGCCGCCGCCCGCGACGGCATGCGCCTGCTGGCACTGGCGGTGCGCGAAGGCGAGGATGCGCTCGAGACGCTGACCTTTGCCGACGTGGAGCGCGGCGGCTTCACCCTGCTCGCGGTGCTGGGCCTGTCCGACCCGCCGCGCGAGGACGCCATCCGTGCGGTGGCGCGCTGCCGCAGCGCCGGCATCCAGGTGAAGATGATCACCGGCGACCATGCCGCCACGGCGCGCGCGATCGGCGAACGCCTGGGGCTGGCCGCCGAGGTCAACGCGATCAGTGGCGCGCAGATCGAGAGCATGAGCGACGAGGCCTTGCAGCGCATCGTCGCGGACACCGAGATCTTTGCCCGCGCCAGCCCCGAGCACAAGTTGCGCCTGGTGCGCGCGCTGCAGGCACGTGGCGAGGTGGTGGCGATGACCGGCGACGGGGTGAACGACGCCCCCGCGCTCAAGCGCGCCGACGTCGGGGTGGCGATGGGGCGCAACGGCACCGAGGCCGCCAAGGAGGCCGCCGAGATGGTGCTGGCCGACGACAACTTCGCCTCGGTGGCCGCCGCGGTCGAAGAAGGCCGTACGGTTTACGACAACCTGCGCAAGGCCATCGCCTTCATCCTGCCGACCAACGTCGGCCAGGGCGGCATCCTGCTCGCCGCGGTGGTGCTGGGCATGACGCTGCCGATGACGCCGGCGCAGATCCTGTGGGTGAACATGGTCACCGCGGTGACCCTGGCGCTCGCGCTGGCCTTCGAGGCCCCGGAGCGCGACATCATGGCGCGTCCGCCGCGCGACCCCGCCGAGCCGCTGCTGACCCGCTTCCTGGTCTGGCGCGTGCTTTTCGTCGGCCTGCTGCTGGTGGGTGGCGGGCTGGGGATGTTCGTCTGGGAGATCGGGCAGGGCGCCAGCGTGGAGTTCGCCCGCACCGCCGCGGTTAACGCGCTGATGATCGGCGAGGCCTTCTACCTTTTCAACGTGCGCAGCTTCACCGGCTCGGTGCTCAACCGTGGCGGCTTCCTCGGCAACCGCTACGTGCTGATCGCCATCGGCCTGATGCTCGCCTGCCAGGCGGCCTTCACCTACCTGCCGGCCATGCAGGCGCTGTTCGGCACCGCGGGGCTGGATGTTGCTGCCTGGACGCGTATCCTAGGCTTCGGCGTGCTGACGCTCCTGCTCGTGGAAGCCGAGAAGGCGCTGATCAAGAACCTGAACCACGGCCGCAAGGCCGGCAACACAAGAACGACACAATGAGAACCGAACAAGCCCCCATCATCCACCGCAGCGACTATGCCCCGCTGGCGTGGACCGTCACCCGGGTCGACCTGCACTTCGCGCTCGACCCGCAAGCCACCGTGGTCACCAGCCGGCTCGCGTGCCGGCGCAACCCGGAAGCGGCCGCCGGCCCCATCCTGCTCGACGGCGAGGAACTGGAGACCCTGTCGCTCACCGTCAATGGCCTGGACCCGGCCGCCGGCACGGTGCGCCGCGGCGAGACCCGCATCGAGATCGACGTCGAGGGCGACGAGGCCGAGCTGGAGATCGTCACCCGCATCAACCCGCAGGCCAACACCGCGCTCTCCGGCCTGTACCGCTCGCGCGGCGGCTACTTCACCCAGTGCGAGGCCGAAGGCTTCCGCCGCATCACCTGGTACCCGGACCGCCCGG
Encoded proteins:
- the ilvN gene encoding acetolactate synthase small subunit; this encodes MRHVISLLIENEAGALSRVSGLFSARGYNIESLTVAPTEDASMSRMTIVTTGSDDIIEQITKQLNKLVEVVKVVDISEAAHIERELMLIKLRATGKDREEVKRTADIFRARIIDVTEASYVVELTGNQAKLDAFIGAIDNGLILETVRSGICGIGRGDRILKL
- a CDS encoding acetolactate synthase 3 catalytic subunit yields the protein MVLTGAEIVIRCLQEEKVEHVFGYPGGAVLFIYDALFQQEQVRHVLVRHEQAAVHAADGYARSTQNVGVALVTSGPGATNAVTGIATAFCDSIPMVIISGQVPTAAIGQDAFQEVDTVGITRPCVKHNFLVKDVRDIAPTIKKAFYLAKTGRPGPVLVDIPKDVSMHKCEFEYPQEIAMRSYNPVVRGHQGQIRKAVQLLLEAKRPMIYTGGGVILSDAAEQLTKLTRLLGFPITNTLMGLGGYPASDRQYLGMPGMHGTFEANMAMHYSDVLLAVGARFDDRVIGNPAHFAEEPRKIIHVDIDPSSISKRVKVDVPIVGDVREVLDEMIRQIESGEARPNPDNLAAWWKQVEEWRSRNCMVYKNSDEIIKPQFVVQKLWEVTGGDAIVTSDVGQHQMWAAQYYRFDKPRRWLNSGGLGTMGVGMPYAMGAKLANPDMQVACITGEASIQMNIQELSTCKQFRLPIKICNLNNRYLGMVRQWQELFHGGRYSESYMDSLPDFAKLAEAYGHVGIRVDRPADVEPALREAFTRHKDELVFLDFQVDQTENVYPMVQGGKGLTEMILSAEDL
- a CDS encoding RDD family protein translates to MTAPDARSASTADASSARLVVESAGLRRRLASMLYESLLLLGVLALVFLVPWLILGVVFGIAPPGWLAWIHVVTALGAYFVWYWRRGGQTLAMQTWRLRIVDAASGRLPDDRQCLLRYALAWPSVLFFGAGLLWALIDRDRQFLHDRLAGTCIVLLPGNMGAPK
- a CDS encoding cation-transporting P-type ATPase, whose amino-acid sequence is MISARTGDTPAVHTKTETPAHAAAAESVLRAQDVLRHLGLDTSEAAQRLQQYGSNTLPPPARRGPLLRFMLQFHNVLIYVLLAAGVVTALLGHLIDSGVIFGVVLINAVIGFIQEGKAERALDAIRNMLSLRAQVLRDGRRQEIAADGLVPGDIVFLASGDKVPADLRLVEVRGLRVEEAALTGESVAVEKGVDPVAASAVLGDRRCMAYSGTLVAHGQGAGVVVATGAQTEIGRISAMLGEVETITTPLLRQMAAFGRLLTWVILAVAGLTFAFGTLVRGYTAGEMFLAAVGLAVAVIPEGLPAIMTITLAIGVQGMARRNAIIRRLPAVETLGSVTVICSDKTGTLTRNEMTAQRVITAAHVFEVDGGGYAPHGGFAIDGGEVAVAAHPLLLEIARCAVLCNDAALHRDGDDWRVAGDPTEGALLTLARKAGLEEGFEREAAPRTDVIPFESEHRFMATLNHDHHGRGLLCLKGAPERVLGLCATQRGPHGDEPIDHAHWDAAMHAAARDGMRLLALAVREGEDALETLTFADVERGGFTLLAVLGLSDPPREDAIRAVARCRSAGIQVKMITGDHAATARAIGERLGLAAEVNAISGAQIESMSDEALQRIVADTEIFARASPEHKLRLVRALQARGEVVAMTGDGVNDAPALKRADVGVAMGRNGTEAAKEAAEMVLADDNFASVAAAVEEGRTVYDNLRKAIAFILPTNVGQGGILLAAVVLGMTLPMTPAQILWVNMVTAVTLALALAFEAPERDIMARPPRDPAEPLLTRFLVWRVLFVGLLLVGGGLGMFVWEIGQGASVEFARTAAVNALMIGEAFYLFNVRSFTGSVLNRGGFLGNRYVLIAIGLMLACQAAFTYLPAMQALFGTAGLDVAAWTRILGFGVLTLLLVEAEKALIKNLNHGRKAGNTRTTQ